From one Leptodactylus fuscus isolate aLepFus1 unplaced genomic scaffold, aLepFus1.hap2 HAP2_SCAFFOLD_1305, whole genome shotgun sequence genomic stretch:
- the LOC142187021 gene encoding proteinase-activated receptor 1-like, which yields MEGNISDDTTFYLTSQWLTTFVPSIYTVVVTVALPLNVMAILMFLLKIKIKTPAVVYMLNLAIVDVLFVAVVPFNIVYRFSGNNWKIGEGMCRIVTAAFYCNMYCSILLMTSISVDRYMAVVFPIHSRSWRSRKRAWLVCVFIWLIAIASTVPLLLTKQTIYIGSLDITTCHDVLELKDQQNFYMYYFTAFSSMFFFIPLVITIFCYFEIIRTLSKSTKDIENSSKKTRAVLLTIIVLTVFIICFGPTNLIFLMHYLHFHNGHAESLYFAYILCACISSISSCLDPIMYYYASSRCRKYVYSLLCCKIHDKPKQTTKQSSTESSFVK from the coding sequence ATGGAAGGGAATATTTCAGATGACACCACATTCTACCTTACTAGCCAGTGGTTGACCACGTTTGTACCATCGATCTAcactgtggtggtcactgtggctCTGCCTCTAAATGTGATGGCAATTCTAATGTTTCTACTGAAGATAAAAATCAAGACGCCGGCAGTAGTCTATATGCTGAACTTGGCCATAGTTGATGTGCTTTTTGTTGCCGTGGTGCCTTTCAACATTGTGTACAGATTCTCAGGGAACAACTGGAAAATCGGAGAAGGAATGTGCCGAATTGTGACTGCGGCATTTTACTGTAACATGTACTGCTCCATCCTGCTCATGACTAGTATAAGTGTGGACAGGTACATGGCCGTGGTGTTTCCAATACACTCTCGTTCCTGGCGCTCAAGGAAACGGGCTTGGCTGGTGTGTGTCTTTATCTGGCTTATAGCTATAGCTAGCACCGTGCCTCTTCTTCTTACCAAGCAAACTATTTACATTGGATCTCTGGACATTACAACTTGCCATGACGTGCTGGAGCTAAAGGACCAACAGAACTTCTACATGTACTACTTCACCGCCTTCTcctcaatgtttttcttcattccATTAGTTATTACAATCTTCTGTTACTTTGAAATTATCCGAACCTTGAGTAAAAGCACAAAGGACATTGAGAATTCTTCTAAGAAGACAAGAGCTGTTCTCTTAACTATTATAGTCCTTACTGTGTTCATTATTTGCTTTGGTCCTACAAACCTCATCTTTCTAATGCATTATCTGCACTTCCACAATGGACATGCTGAGTCTCTATATTTCGCTTATATTCTGTGTGCCTGTATCAGCAGTATAAGTAGTTGTCTTGATCCTATAATGTATTACTATGCATCATCAAGGTGTCGGAAGTATGTGTATAGTTTATTATGCTGTAAGATACATGATAAACCCAAGCAGACAACCAAACAATCATCTACAGAAAGTTCATTTGTTAAGTAA